From one Alicyclobacillus acidocaldarius subsp. acidocaldarius Tc-4-1 genomic stretch:
- a CDS encoding flagellar hook capping FlgD N-terminal domain-containing protein, with protein MAVNPTSSLSTPVNGLASAQTAAQSGTTSSSSANASQTWMNSLNENDFMQLLVTQLQNQDPLDPVDNTQMLAQLAQFSALEEMTQVAQTDAQVLNAVQNLESEMSLLMAHSLIGASVTVQDASGNQVQGTVSSVTMNQGTPQIVVNGTSYPLTQVVGMA; from the coding sequence GTGGCGGTCAACCCAACTTCGTCTCTCAGCACACCTGTAAACGGTTTGGCCAGCGCGCAGACGGCCGCGCAGAGCGGGACCACGAGTTCTTCCAGTGCCAACGCTTCACAGACCTGGATGAACTCGCTGAACGAGAACGACTTCATGCAGCTTTTGGTCACGCAGTTGCAAAATCAGGATCCGCTCGATCCCGTCGATAACACGCAGATGCTCGCGCAGTTGGCGCAGTTCAGCGCACTCGAGGAGATGACTCAGGTGGCACAGACCGATGCGCAGGTTCTGAACGCTGTCCAAAACTTGGAGAGCGAGATGAGCCTGCTGATGGCGCACAGCCTCATTGGGGCGTCGGTCACGGTCCAGGACGCGAGTGGGAATCAGGTTCAGGGAACGGTGTCGTCTGTGACCATGAATCAAGGCACACCTCAAATCGTCGTCAATGGAACTTCGTATCCGTTGACTCAGGTGGTTGGCATGGCGTGA
- a CDS encoding flagellar hook-basal body complex protein → MLRSMNSAISGMQAFQTDLDVVGNNIANVETVGFKQSDVQFADLLSQTMSLGTAGTAPGTGGSSATTGLGGTNPEQVGLGVQVAATQMDMSQGPDETTGVPTNVAIQGNGFFVVTDGTNTYLTRAGNFSVDSAGNLVLPNGVVAEGYEATSGSSSSGSSSSGSSGSGSTSSSTSPSPPSTASTSPPSKQVNVAQWALDWVQKTYHQPVRQLLPRSRCRM, encoded by the coding sequence ATGCTTCGTTCCATGAATTCGGCCATCTCAGGCATGCAGGCCTTTCAGACGGATCTCGACGTGGTGGGCAACAACATCGCGAACGTCGAGACGGTGGGATTTAAGCAATCAGATGTGCAATTCGCAGATCTACTAAGCCAGACGATGTCCTTGGGCACGGCCGGAACAGCGCCGGGCACGGGCGGTTCCAGTGCCACGACAGGCCTCGGCGGAACGAACCCGGAGCAGGTGGGGCTCGGCGTGCAGGTGGCGGCGACCCAGATGGACATGTCGCAGGGTCCGGACGAGACCACGGGCGTTCCGACGAACGTCGCCATTCAGGGCAACGGGTTCTTTGTCGTGACGGATGGGACGAACACGTATCTGACCCGGGCCGGGAACTTCTCGGTGGACAGCGCGGGCAACCTCGTGTTGCCGAACGGGGTGGTTGCCGAAGGGTATGAGGCGACCTCAGGTTCTTCGTCTTCTGGATCGTCGTCTTCTGGTTCGTCCGGTTCTGGGTCGACTTCTAGTTCGACGTCGCCTTCTCCGCCCTCAACCGCGTCCACGAGTCCTCCGTCGAAGCAAGTCAACGTGGCGCAATGGGCTCTGGACTGGGTGCAAAAAACGTATCATCAGCCGGTTCGGCAACTGCTTCCCAGGTCCAGGTGTCGAATGTGA
- a CDS encoding flagellar hook-basal body complex protein, protein MSNVSIGSNGAITATFTYTPSSGNSSGTTGTSTSSGPTTYTEVLGYLALAQVPNPQGLVSVGDNLFSASSPAAGQPTYWTPGQGTYGTLASGELEGSNVDLSQQFAEMIVAQNAYVANTHMIGTDNAILQALVNMKNS, encoded by the coding sequence GTGTCGAATGTGAGCATCGGGTCGAACGGTGCGATCACCGCGACGTTTACGTACACTCCATCTTCGGGAAACTCTTCGGGGACTACTGGAACTTCCACGTCGAGCGGGCCGACGACATACACCGAAGTGCTCGGTTACCTCGCCCTCGCCCAGGTTCCGAATCCGCAAGGGCTCGTGAGCGTGGGCGACAACCTGTTCAGCGCGTCGAGCCCGGCGGCTGGTCAGCCGACCTATTGGACACCAGGGCAGGGGACGTACGGCACGCTTGCGTCTGGCGAACTGGAGGGTTCGAACGTCGACTTGTCGCAGCAGTTCGCGGAAATGATCGTCGCGCAGAACGCGTACGTGGCGAACACGCACATGATCGGCACCGACAACGCCATCCTGCAGGCGCTTGTCAATATGAAGAACTCGTGA
- a CDS encoding flagellar FlbD family protein, with protein sequence MIALTRLNGTVVWLNPLHIELVEGTPDSVVTLTNGHKYVVLEDPETIASKMIEVYRRIGLVAAPVRDEEGGA encoded by the coding sequence ATGATTGCTTTGACGCGATTAAATGGGACCGTCGTTTGGCTTAATCCGCTGCATATCGAGTTGGTCGAAGGGACGCCGGACTCCGTAGTGACGCTGACCAACGGACACAAGTACGTGGTTTTGGAGGATCCGGAGACCATCGCGTCAAAGATGATCGAGGTGTACCGGCGGATTGGCCTCGTTGCGGCGCCCGTGCGCGATGAGGAGGGCGGGGCATGA
- a CDS encoding flagellar basal body-associated FliL family protein has protein sequence MKKAVRTMLMIVLGIVVIAGAAIGYLLYSKKHHAAGGAPPKLSAKQMADLQVTLPQMTTNLAGSGIIQFTLTLQADSKSTKNELNLMEPQISDAVNGIMREFTSDELRTDAGLNRLKATIVSQVNRLLPAGKVTAVYLSQVLVQ, from the coding sequence ATGAAGAAGGCTGTGCGGACGATGCTGATGATCGTTCTCGGCATCGTGGTGATCGCCGGAGCGGCCATCGGCTATTTGCTGTATTCCAAGAAACATCACGCTGCAGGCGGCGCTCCGCCCAAGCTCTCCGCGAAACAGATGGCGGATCTTCAGGTCACCTTGCCCCAGATGACCACCAACCTGGCCGGAAGCGGGATCATTCAATTCACGCTGACCTTGCAGGCGGATTCCAAGAGTACGAAGAACGAGCTGAACCTGATGGAGCCGCAGATTTCGGACGCGGTGAACGGCATCATGCGCGAGTTCACGTCGGACGAACTTCGCACCGACGCCGGTTTGAACCGCCTGAAGGCGACCATCGTGAGCCAGGTTAACCGCCTGCTTCCAGCAGGAAAAGTCACGGCGGTGTATCTTTCGCAAGTCCTGGTGCAGTGA
- the fliM gene encoding flagellar motor switch protein FliM produces MSEVLSQSEIDALLYAIRTGEIDPEAEQRANAHPRVRVYDFRRAMRFSKDHLRVLRRMHEHFCRLLTSQLSGQLRSVPQIQVESVDQVPYDEFIRSIPPLTVLQVYDMHPLEGRMVMEMNPQVVFAMLDKYMGGDSAGPYRVRELTDIEVSLFRRLFEQVPTILAEAWKSVIDLDPQFVSLESNPQFLQLTTPNETVLVVTISVRVGETTGLVNLCIPHVTIEPVLSKLSNRYYMDPAFHSGRRQVNDELRAKLLSVPVNVRVEVGQAELTVREILDLCEGDTIVLRQTIRDPAVVYVDGRPAFWASVGKRNRMYAVKIVGQWEADVDGGR; encoded by the coding sequence TTGTCCGAGGTCTTATCCCAGTCTGAAATCGATGCCCTGCTCTACGCGATTCGGACGGGCGAGATCGATCCCGAAGCCGAGCAACGGGCGAACGCCCATCCGCGGGTGAGGGTCTACGATTTTCGGCGCGCGATGCGGTTTTCGAAGGACCATCTGCGCGTGCTGCGGCGCATGCACGAACACTTTTGCCGGCTGCTGACGAGCCAGCTCTCGGGGCAACTGAGGTCGGTGCCGCAGATTCAGGTGGAGTCGGTCGACCAGGTTCCGTATGACGAGTTCATTCGTTCCATTCCGCCGCTCACCGTCCTGCAGGTCTACGATATGCACCCTCTCGAGGGTCGCATGGTGATGGAGATGAATCCGCAAGTCGTGTTCGCCATGCTGGACAAGTACATGGGCGGCGACAGCGCGGGACCGTATCGCGTGCGAGAGCTGACAGACATCGAAGTTTCCCTGTTTCGCCGGTTGTTTGAACAAGTGCCGACCATCCTGGCCGAGGCTTGGAAGAGCGTGATCGACCTCGATCCCCAGTTTGTGTCGCTCGAGAGCAACCCGCAGTTCTTGCAGCTCACCACGCCCAATGAGACGGTGCTCGTGGTGACCATCAGCGTCCGCGTGGGTGAAACGACGGGGCTGGTCAATCTGTGCATTCCGCACGTGACCATCGAACCGGTTCTGTCCAAGCTGAGCAATCGGTATTACATGGACCCGGCGTTTCATAGCGGCAGGCGGCAGGTAAATGACGAACTGCGCGCCAAGCTTTTGAGCGTTCCTGTGAACGTTCGGGTGGAAGTCGGGCAGGCCGAGTTGACCGTTCGGGAGATCCTCGACCTATGCGAGGGCGATACCATCGTGCTGCGGCAAACCATTCGCGATCCGGCCGTCGTCTACGTGGATGGAAGACCTGCGTTCTGGGCGAGCGTTGGGAAGCGAAACCGCATGTACGCGGTGAAGATCGTGGGCCAGTGGGAGGCGGATGTCGATGGTGGACGATGA
- the fliY gene encoding flagellar motor switch phosphatase FliY, whose product MVDDDMKLSQDEIDALLRAGAAEQAAASGGKAQLTEDEIDVLGEIGNICFGSAATSLSSLLGRRVDITTPVVSILPRSEVESRFPTPYVLVQVDFTEGLQGTNALAIEIEDARRIADLMMGRAPDDSSGDLGDLELSAVGEAMNQMMGSAATAMSQLFGRYINISPPSVRVVTFTPDEAQAAFGPAEELVNVEFRLYVHDLIDSHIMQLMPVPFARELVRSMQVHTNATASEAWQAGEGRDSVAADSAGTEPRDDAQASNRGQADEAPSVAVKRPVFPEFEDETKPRDGRPVANLSLLYDVPLNVTVELGRAKKLIREILELAPGSILELDKLAGEPVDIYVNQKKIAIGEVVVIDENFGVRVTDIVQADKRIDPLP is encoded by the coding sequence ATGGTGGACGATGACATGAAACTGTCTCAGGACGAGATCGACGCCCTGCTGCGCGCTGGGGCGGCTGAACAGGCGGCCGCGAGTGGCGGGAAGGCGCAGTTGACAGAGGACGAGATCGACGTCTTGGGGGAAATAGGAAACATCTGCTTTGGATCGGCCGCCACTTCGCTTTCGTCCCTGCTCGGCCGGCGGGTGGATATCACGACGCCCGTTGTGAGCATCCTTCCGCGCTCCGAGGTGGAGAGCCGGTTCCCGACGCCGTACGTGTTAGTGCAGGTGGATTTTACCGAAGGGTTGCAAGGCACGAATGCGCTCGCCATCGAAATTGAGGACGCAAGACGTATTGCGGATCTCATGATGGGGCGGGCGCCGGACGACTCAAGCGGCGACCTTGGCGATCTGGAACTCAGCGCCGTAGGCGAAGCGATGAATCAGATGATGGGCAGTGCGGCCACGGCCATGAGCCAGCTGTTCGGCCGGTACATTAACATCTCTCCGCCCTCCGTCAGGGTGGTGACGTTCACGCCGGACGAAGCGCAGGCGGCCTTTGGGCCTGCGGAGGAACTCGTCAACGTCGAGTTTCGCCTGTATGTGCATGACCTCATCGATTCGCACATCATGCAGCTGATGCCCGTTCCATTCGCGCGCGAATTGGTGCGGTCCATGCAAGTACATACGAACGCGACGGCGTCCGAGGCTTGGCAAGCCGGTGAGGGGCGCGACAGCGTTGCCGCAGATTCCGCCGGAACTGAGCCGCGCGACGATGCACAGGCCTCGAATCGCGGGCAAGCGGACGAAGCGCCGAGCGTTGCCGTCAAGCGTCCGGTTTTTCCAGAGTTCGAAGACGAGACGAAGCCGCGCGACGGGCGACCGGTGGCCAATCTGTCGCTGCTATACGACGTGCCGCTCAACGTGACCGTGGAGCTCGGGCGCGCCAAGAAACTCATTCGCGAGATTCTGGAACTTGCTCCCGGTTCGATTTTGGAATTGGACAAGCTTGCGGGTGAACCGGTGGATATCTACGTGAACCAAAAGAAGATCGCGATCGGCGAGGTGGTCGTGATCGACGAAAACTTCGGTGTGCGCGTCACCGATATTGTGCAGGCGGATAAACGGATCGACCCGCTGCCCTGA
- a CDS encoding response regulator: MANILVVDDAAFMRMMIKDILTKNGHVVVGEAADGAQAVERYQELRPDLVTMDITMPEVDGIEAIKRIRQIDPNARIIVCSAMGQQAMVIEAIQAGAKDFIVKPFQADRVVEAVQKALR; encoded by the coding sequence ATGGCAAACATTCTGGTGGTGGATGACGCCGCCTTCATGCGGATGATGATCAAAGACATCCTGACCAAGAACGGGCACGTCGTGGTGGGAGAGGCGGCTGACGGGGCGCAGGCCGTCGAGCGTTATCAAGAGCTCCGCCCGGACCTTGTCACGATGGATATCACGATGCCGGAGGTCGACGGGATTGAAGCCATCAAGCGCATTCGGCAAATCGACCCGAACGCGCGCATTATCGTCTGCTCTGCGATGGGGCAGCAGGCGATGGTCATCGAGGCTATTCAGGCGGGGGCCAAGGATTTTATCGTCAAGCCGTTTCAGGCCGATCGCGTCGTCGAAGCGGTGCAGAAGGCGCTCCGGTGA
- a CDS encoding FliO/MopB family protein: protein MRSMGRWSAAQSVGSAVACALILMIPQTIWAAKDEPLAAGSGVWAYIQLVVALAVILLLIAFLFRVLGRRAGVSARGHIEVVAARQVAPNKSVQVVRVGAKLYLIGVGEDVRLLADVTDEYPHFQEALAEDPEGFAAALREALDRLRERRREE, encoded by the coding sequence ATGCGCTCCATGGGACGATGGTCCGCGGCCCAGAGCGTGGGGAGCGCGGTAGCGTGCGCGCTCATCCTCATGATCCCGCAAACCATATGGGCGGCGAAAGATGAACCGCTTGCGGCGGGCAGCGGCGTGTGGGCGTACATCCAGCTGGTGGTGGCGCTCGCGGTCATTCTCCTCCTCATCGCGTTTTTGTTCCGAGTGCTCGGCAGGCGCGCAGGAGTCTCGGCCCGAGGACATATCGAGGTGGTGGCTGCGCGCCAGGTGGCGCCGAACAAGTCGGTGCAAGTCGTGCGTGTGGGCGCGAAGCTGTATCTCATCGGCGTCGGCGAGGACGTTCGCCTCTTGGCGGACGTCACGGACGAGTATCCGCATTTTCAAGAGGCGCTTGCGGAGGATCCGGAGGGCTTTGCCGCCGCACTGCGGGAGGCCTTGGACCGATTGAGAGAAAGGCGGCGGGAGGAATGA
- the fliP gene encoding flagellar type III secretion system pore protein FliP (The bacterial flagellar biogenesis protein FliP forms a type III secretion system (T3SS)-type pore required for flagellar assembly.) — MRSKGRDGRGRCLAGAVGVALGMAVFVLGWHPPFVHAQTSPTAPAIPGVSVSVGGSGPTAVANTVKIVLLLTALTLAPAALILMTCFTRVIVVLSFVRNALSLQTSPPNQVLVGLALFITLFVMQPTLQQANTQALQPYLRGQISQTVAIERAEAPFKVFMAKQTRTEDLELFLAYRHETLTPEMERHPESIAMSALVPAFTLSELQTAFQIGFMIYLPFLVIDLVVSTTLMSMGMMMLPPVMISLPFKVLLFVMVNGWYLVVKSLLAGYAS; from the coding sequence ATGAGGAGCAAAGGCCGGGATGGCCGGGGACGGTGCCTCGCGGGCGCGGTCGGAGTGGCTCTGGGGATGGCGGTCTTCGTCTTAGGTTGGCATCCGCCGTTTGTGCACGCGCAAACTTCGCCGACCGCACCTGCGATACCCGGGGTGAGCGTCTCCGTCGGAGGCTCCGGACCCACAGCGGTGGCCAACACGGTGAAGATCGTGCTTTTGTTGACCGCGCTCACGTTGGCACCCGCAGCGCTCATCCTGATGACCTGTTTCACTCGCGTGATTGTGGTCTTGTCGTTTGTGCGCAACGCGTTGTCGCTGCAGACGTCGCCCCCCAACCAGGTGTTGGTCGGGCTTGCACTGTTTATCACGTTGTTCGTCATGCAACCGACGCTGCAACAGGCCAATACACAGGCGCTTCAGCCCTACCTTCGCGGACAGATCTCGCAAACGGTCGCCATCGAGCGGGCGGAAGCGCCCTTCAAGGTCTTCATGGCCAAGCAGACGAGGACAGAGGATCTGGAACTCTTCCTCGCCTATCGCCACGAGACCTTGACCCCCGAGATGGAGCGCCACCCTGAAAGCATCGCGATGTCTGCGTTGGTGCCGGCGTTCACCCTCAGCGAGTTGCAGACGGCGTTCCAAATCGGGTTCATGATCTATCTTCCGTTTCTGGTGATTGATCTCGTCGTGTCCACGACGCTCATGTCCATGGGCATGATGATGTTGCCGCCTGTCATGATCTCGCTACCGTTCAAGGTGCTGTTATTTGTGATGGTCAACGGCTGGTACCTCGTCGTCAAATCGCTGCTCGCCGGCTACGCCTCATAG
- the fliQ gene encoding flagellar biosynthesis protein FliQ, with amino-acid sequence MTDTYVIGLAAQVMWLVVKITAPVLLLGLAMGLVVSIFQATTQLQEQTLAFIPKIIAVVIALLAFGPWMLQNLIDFTNSILGNLMQYVM; translated from the coding sequence ATGACCGATACCTACGTGATTGGCCTTGCGGCCCAGGTGATGTGGCTCGTCGTCAAGATTACGGCGCCAGTCCTTCTTCTCGGATTGGCCATGGGACTGGTAGTAAGCATTTTCCAGGCGACGACACAGCTTCAGGAGCAGACGCTGGCGTTCATTCCGAAGATTATCGCGGTCGTGATCGCGCTCCTGGCCTTCGGACCGTGGATGTTGCAAAACCTCATCGATTTTACGAACTCCATACTCGGCAACCTGATGCAGTACGTGATGTGA
- a CDS encoding flagellar biosynthetic protein FliR, translated as MVNDILEHVNLFLLMAARTSGFILAAPILSSAYWPNLAKVALALALAAFAVPSVHALVPDIATQPGAFVVDFALEAVVGVVLGFVATWLFNTINIAGQLVDLQIGMAVADLAMPGFGQQAGVFSSVYNVWFSLLFIGMGGLGGLSNAVLESFRLIPIADWHLPKDWMTLCAQTMGTVMLMGVDVALPVFASLFLCDVTFALLARAVPQMNAFVVELPAKLFIGLASFAVALPVTVGLFRQLLNVVFLNLQSVMRLIGG; from the coding sequence ATGGTAAACGACATCCTCGAACATGTGAACTTGTTTTTGCTCATGGCCGCGAGAACCAGCGGGTTCATCCTCGCTGCGCCCATTTTGTCCAGCGCCTATTGGCCGAATCTCGCCAAAGTGGCGCTTGCCCTGGCGCTGGCTGCATTCGCGGTGCCTTCAGTCCATGCTTTGGTTCCCGACATTGCGACCCAACCGGGGGCGTTTGTCGTCGACTTCGCGCTCGAGGCGGTCGTCGGGGTCGTGTTGGGTTTTGTGGCCACGTGGCTTTTCAACACCATCAACATCGCGGGCCAACTGGTCGATCTTCAAATCGGCATGGCGGTCGCCGATCTCGCCATGCCGGGATTCGGGCAGCAGGCAGGCGTGTTCAGCAGCGTGTACAACGTGTGGTTTTCTCTGTTGTTCATCGGCATGGGGGGGCTTGGCGGGCTATCGAATGCCGTCCTCGAGTCCTTCCGGCTCATCCCCATCGCGGATTGGCACCTTCCAAAGGACTGGATGACGCTCTGTGCTCAGACCATGGGCACCGTCATGCTCATGGGTGTCGACGTGGCCCTTCCTGTGTTTGCCAGCCTGTTTTTGTGCGACGTCACGTTCGCGCTTCTTGCGCGCGCCGTGCCGCAGATGAACGCTTTTGTGGTCGAGTTGCCCGCCAAGCTCTTCATCGGGCTCGCCTCGTTCGCGGTCGCCCTACCGGTGACCGTGGGTTTGTTCCGTCAGTTGCTGAACGTCGTGTTTCTGAATCTGCAAAGTGTCATGCGCCTAATCGGAGGGTGA
- the flhB gene encoding flagellar biosynthesis protein FlhB gives MRTLQLQRFAAGERTEQATPRRRQEARKEGRVARSSELTSAVAFAAVLVALRILGPAVWGEWENLIQRDLGGSIPRSWTVESVRALMAAQVVAAAHMMLPIAAVAAVIGLAAALMQVRPMFVPQLLLPDLNRISPATGLRRIASLQGALEALKSLLKLAVVVGVAYTSLASLAHQMVNLSAVELDAVPGILGRAVFNLAIRVACAMVAIAAIDYAYQRYSLERSLRMSKQELKDELKETEGNPLLKSAVRRRARQIASRRMMQNVAKADVVITNPTHYAVALVYQSDKMNAPQVVAKGADFVAQEIRRRAEEHQVPLVENPPLAQTLYRTVDIGQEIPPDLYQAVAEVLAYVYRMRAKGRR, from the coding sequence ATGCGTACGCTGCAACTCCAGCGATTCGCCGCGGGTGAACGCACCGAACAGGCGACTCCCAGGCGGCGCCAGGAAGCACGGAAGGAAGGTCGCGTGGCCCGCAGCTCCGAGCTGACTTCGGCTGTGGCATTTGCGGCGGTGCTTGTGGCGCTTCGCATCCTCGGCCCCGCGGTGTGGGGCGAATGGGAAAACCTGATTCAGCGCGATCTCGGCGGCTCTATCCCGAGGTCGTGGACGGTCGAAAGTGTTCGCGCCTTGATGGCAGCCCAGGTCGTGGCTGCTGCACACATGATGTTGCCCATCGCCGCGGTGGCTGCCGTGATTGGACTGGCCGCGGCGCTGATGCAGGTTCGACCGATGTTTGTCCCGCAGCTTCTGCTGCCAGACTTGAATCGCATCTCGCCTGCGACGGGCTTGCGTCGGATCGCGAGCCTGCAAGGGGCGCTTGAAGCGCTCAAGTCACTGCTCAAGCTCGCGGTCGTGGTGGGTGTCGCGTACACGTCCCTGGCATCGCTCGCCCATCAGATGGTCAATCTTTCCGCGGTGGAACTCGATGCCGTGCCAGGGATCCTCGGCCGCGCTGTCTTCAACCTCGCGATTCGCGTCGCGTGCGCGATGGTCGCCATCGCTGCCATCGACTACGCGTATCAACGTTACAGCCTGGAGCGCAGCCTTCGCATGTCCAAGCAGGAGCTAAAAGACGAACTCAAGGAGACGGAAGGCAATCCGCTCCTCAAGTCCGCCGTGCGCCGGCGCGCCCGCCAGATTGCTTCCAGGCGCATGATGCAGAACGTCGCCAAGGCGGACGTCGTGATTACGAACCCGACACACTATGCGGTGGCCCTGGTTTACCAGAGCGACAAGATGAACGCGCCGCAGGTGGTGGCAAAAGGAGCCGACTTCGTCGCGCAAGAGATCCGCAGGAGGGCCGAAGAGCATCAAGTACCGCTTGTGGAGAATCCACCCCTCGCTCAGACGCTGTACCGAACGGTCGACATCGGTCAAGAGATCCCGCCCGATCTGTATCAGGCGGTTGCGGAAGTGCTCGCGTATGTGTACCGCATGCGGGCAAAAGGGCGGAGGTGA
- the flhA gene encoding flagellar biosynthesis protein FlhA: MAKWLKRTDLMVMLFVLWTIVMIVIPIPRPLLDVLILFNMFVSMTILLVAMNTAEPLEFSIFPSLLLVTTLYRLSLNISTTRLILSQGNAGAVIQTFGNFVIGNNPVVGFIVFLIIIIVQYVVITRGAERVAEVAARFTLDAMPGKQLAIDADLNAGLIQEAEARRRREKIQQEADFYGAMDGASKFVKGDAIASMVIVVINVVAGLIIGVAMQHDSFSQALHTYTMLSVGDGLVSQIPALLLSTATGLMVSRAATDQNMGADVVKQVFGYARALYVVSGALLLLGLITPIGILPVIPIAGGATLMARRAERSRAQQRKREEEEKARQKRSEAKKPENVYQLITVEPVEFEFGYGLIPLVDARQGGDFMERVAMIRRQLATDLGVVLPMVRMRDNVLLKPTQYVIKLKGVEVARGEILMGHWLALSPGIDNPEIKGIPTRDPTFGLPALWVTGDMKLRAEASGYTVVDPPSVMATHLTEVLRRHAHELLGRQQVKELLDHLKQTHPAVVEDVYPGTLSLGHIQRVLCNLLEEGVPIRDLVTILEALADAGRQTQDVDQLTEKVRQRLARHICAQYTQGDDGLTVLTFDPALEREMQQAVVEQGGALSIGLEPQRAQALFRRLKEQWTELQGTGKSPVLLVHPRLRLPLSRLVRRYVPDLPVLSFAELDPSISIHSGGVVNVT; this comes from the coding sequence ATGGCCAAGTGGTTGAAGCGGACCGATCTGATGGTCATGCTGTTCGTCCTTTGGACCATCGTGATGATCGTGATTCCCATCCCGCGCCCGCTGTTGGACGTGCTGATTCTGTTCAACATGTTCGTGTCCATGACCATTCTGCTCGTCGCCATGAACACGGCCGAGCCGCTTGAGTTTTCCATTTTTCCGTCCCTGCTCCTGGTCACCACGCTGTACCGGCTGTCGCTGAACATCTCGACGACGCGGCTCATCCTGAGCCAGGGCAACGCGGGGGCGGTCATTCAGACGTTCGGGAACTTTGTCATCGGGAACAACCCGGTCGTCGGATTTATCGTGTTTCTCATCATTATCATTGTGCAGTATGTCGTCATCACGCGCGGGGCGGAGCGCGTGGCGGAGGTGGCGGCCCGCTTCACGCTCGACGCGATGCCAGGGAAACAGCTCGCCATTGACGCGGATCTCAACGCCGGACTCATTCAGGAGGCCGAGGCGCGCAGGCGGCGCGAGAAGATCCAGCAGGAGGCCGACTTTTACGGAGCGATGGACGGCGCATCCAAGTTTGTCAAGGGCGACGCGATCGCGTCCATGGTCATCGTGGTCATCAATGTCGTCGCGGGGCTCATCATCGGCGTCGCGATGCAGCACGACTCGTTCAGCCAAGCGCTGCACACGTACACGATGCTCTCTGTGGGCGACGGCCTCGTGAGCCAGATTCCGGCCCTCCTCCTGTCGACCGCCACCGGGCTCATGGTGTCTCGCGCAGCCACGGACCAAAACATGGGCGCGGACGTGGTCAAGCAGGTGTTTGGCTACGCCCGGGCCCTGTATGTGGTGAGCGGCGCCCTCTTGTTGCTCGGCCTCATCACGCCCATCGGAATCTTGCCGGTCATCCCCATTGCCGGCGGCGCAACCTTGATGGCTCGGCGGGCCGAGCGAAGCCGGGCGCAGCAGCGGAAGCGGGAAGAAGAGGAGAAGGCCCGGCAGAAGCGGTCCGAGGCGAAGAAGCCCGAGAACGTCTATCAACTCATCACGGTGGAGCCGGTTGAGTTCGAATTTGGGTATGGCCTCATCCCGCTGGTGGACGCGCGGCAGGGCGGCGATTTCATGGAGCGCGTGGCCATGATTCGCAGGCAGCTCGCCACGGACCTGGGAGTCGTCCTGCCCATGGTGCGCATGCGGGACAACGTGCTCCTCAAGCCCACGCAATACGTGATCAAGTTGAAAGGGGTTGAAGTCGCGCGAGGCGAAATCCTCATGGGACACTGGCTCGCGCTGAGCCCCGGGATCGACAATCCGGAGATCAAGGGCATTCCGACCCGAGATCCCACGTTCGGCCTACCCGCGCTCTGGGTGACCGGTGACATGAAGTTGCGCGCCGAGGCGAGCGGGTATACCGTCGTCGATCCGCCATCTGTCATGGCGACGCACCTCACGGAGGTGCTTCGGCGCCACGCGCACGAGCTGCTCGGCCGCCAGCAAGTGAAGGAACTGCTGGATCATCTCAAGCAGACGCATCCCGCCGTGGTCGAAGACGTGTATCCCGGTACGCTGTCGCTTGGGCACATTCAGCGCGTGCTCTGCAACCTGCTCGAAGAAGGCGTTCCGATTCGCGATCTGGTGACCATCCTCGAGGCGCTGGCCGACGCGGGTCGGCAGACGCAGGACGTGGATCAGCTCACCGAGAAGGTCCGGCAGCGCTTGGCGCGCCACATCTGCGCGCAATACACCCAGGGTGACGACGGGCTCACCGTGCTCACGTTCGATCCGGCCCTCGAGCGCGAGATGCAGCAGGCTGTCGTTGAACAGGGCGGCGCGTTGTCCATCGGCCTGGAGCCTCAAAGGGCGCAGGCCTTGTTCCGCAGGCTCAAAGAACAGTGGACCGAGCTCCAAGGCACAGGAAAATCCCCTGTCCTTCTGGTTCATCCTCGGCTGCGGCTGCCACTGAGCCGCTTGGTTCGCCGCTACGTGCCGGATTTGCCTGTCTTGTCGTTTGCCGAACTGGATCCGTCCATCTCGATTCATAGCGGAGGCGTGGTGAATGTGACGTGA